TGATCGTGTCGGTTCTgcgtccggtaaggcggttgttcgtttgttggccggtttcaccaatgtagaATCAATCAGAgtagtcgccgcattcaatgcagtatatgacattcaagcttgtgcatgtgaatgcgtggttaactagatgggtgtaattgctcgcagtgcttttgatggagttagcgtgttgaacttgcttgcatgttttgcagcgcgggaggttgcaggggcgTGTTCCAGTGTATTGGgtgttcgttttgctgattttggcattgaccaaggattGGGTTTTTTGCGTGtcggtatgggggggggggtcacctgTATTGAATGGGTGAATATATGGCTAAGTCGGtgactgctttggaggaggggctcgtgcttccgtagaatggctttgatgtttggaagtgcgttggaatatcttgtgatgaagcttatttgacACGCGTCAGGATCTTTTCGGTGTTCCAAagcctcgtttcgatcgagtgtgagtgccttgcgacggaattcggttaggagggagtctgaaTAGTacctttgggcaagtgtgctGTAGAGTttgtcaagcttctcagcgtaatctgtgtcgtttgaacaaattctgcgcagtcttacactctgcccattaggaattccaaccttacagtgacgcgggtggtaactcttgaagtgaaggtattgttgtttgtcagttggctttttgtacggggttgtggtgaggttgccgttgtctagtgatattgtggtgtcgagaaaGTTGATTGAGTGAGTTGAGTGTTGTGATGTGGACTTTATagtgctatgcgcggtgttcagtagatctacgaacttttgaaattcatgttccccgtgttcccatattataaGTATATCATCGGTGTATCTAAGGTACATAGTGGGTTTTAATGCAAGCGCGCTAAGAAAtttgttttctaggaaccccatgaagatatttgcgtacgtgggtgcaacaggtgggCCCAttcttgtaccgtgtacttgtaggtagtattcgccattgaactcaaagtagttcagtttaaggaccaagtccattagagcgaggaTGGTTTCCGTGCATTTTCTGGTGTCTGTTGTAGACAGGGTATttcagagggctgtgattcggTCGTTGTGTGAGATGTTCATAACCTttcaatactttgtactttcaATTTCGTACTTTCAATACTTTCACTACTTTCAATACCATTTTTGTGGCAGCGGGACTGCAGCGTGCACATCACGTCTAATCGTATGTTTTGAACCACAGATTCACGCCTTATCAGCCCAAAGATTTCCAAGCCAAGTGGGACCACACGTGGAAATTCTACCTCTGCAGACAATCCACCGGGAAGAACTACGTCACTCATCTACTTCCGTCCAAAACGCATAAAGGAGCCGCTCGACGTTGGCGATGTCTTATTTGTGGCAGCGGGACTGCAGCGTGAACATCACGTCTAATCGTCTGTTTTGAACAACAGGTTGGTTGTTTACATCCACTGGTCTTTTGTCACATTGTCCTGCTGCCGTTGAGTTGTGCTTTTTTACATGTACCTTGTAGGACTTTACTCGACTCGATGTGATCATGAGCAATGTGGATCAGTTGAAAGGAATTCACAAAGCTATAGCTGATTTGACAGACCAGTTCAGTCAGCTTTCTAAACATGTTACTGCAGAAATAAGCAATGTAAAAGGATTGCTGGAAAAGGAACTCGCCGAAATACCAACCTCTGTTCAGTACATGAGCGATAGTTTCGAAGAAATGAAAGCCACCTTCAAAACAGTTCAAGAAGAAGCCGCAGCATTGAAAGTTGACGTAGGCTGCGTGAAAAGTAAAACTGCTGCCTTAGAATGTGAAGTTACTACGCTAAAGTCAGAACTTATTGCATTAAAGCAATATTCCAGAAAAAATAACGTTGAAATAAGAAATTTTCCGCTGAAACCAAATGAGAACTGTGCCGATGTGGTTTGTGAAATTGCCAGTAAGCTTGGTGTTACACTAGCACCGACAGCAATCGAAGTCTCACATCGTGTACCACCAAAAGATCCTTCAAGGTTAAACATAGTAGCGCGCTTTTTCTCACGGCAAATACGTGATCTAATGGTGTCAGCCTCAAGGAGGAAACGTCTTACAACAGCCGAATTTGGATATCAGCATACCGATCCCATCTttgttaaagggagacttcgcaacaAACACAAAATATAAAAGCTGAATGTTGTGGTTGGGGCATAATGCCCCACTGATACCTTCCCTAAACTTTGCTTTCCTCCAACGGTTTGTATTACGTCAGAATATGAAGCATTTGGAATCGAAACCAAGTTGCGGAGAGAAGGGCGAGAGGAGTTCGCTTTCTCAGTGCTCCTCCAGCTGAGGCCGTGACGTCATACTGCACCCTCCGCGGCATTGAGTCTGCTTGTTCGTGCGAGTTCCGCTGTTCTGCTTGTGCGACGTGCTGCATTAAAGTGGGCAATAATGGAGTCATTTAGCGCATCAGACTATGACTCCGCAAGCGACAGTGATGACCGAAGCAACTTCTACGTGAATGACAATGTCTGCGTGCGGCGCGTCTTTTACGCGGACGCGGAGTCGCCGTTTTCCACAGATCCGCGTCCGCCTTCGAACGCGGTCAGCGAATATGCGGATTCCTCGTCCGACATGTCCGATCGCTCGGACACAGCCACGTGGTATGGAATCTGAGCTGAATGCTCATTTGGATTGCAGCATAACCCGCTTTTTCGTTTTGCCTTTCCTTCTGGTGTACACACCACAGGTGTTCCTGCGGCCTGTGCCGTCCACAAGAACCCGACGAATATGGGTGCTGCCGGGAACTGGACGAGGTGACCGCGCTTATGAACGAAGAACCCTCGGACTGCATTACGCAGCATGAGCTGTTTCCTGTCATGTGTTTGTACAGGAGACAGCTCGAGGTGCGCAGCAGGTTCCTCAGACGTGAGGCCCCCTTGTACATGGAGCGTAGCGGCGACCGCGACGATCACAGGTTTTCCACCAAGCATGGACTCTAAAAGcaggggagaaaaaaaaaagaaaggaaggaagctGACATTTCGAAGCGTATCTAATTATTCCTAGCTGTGAGCTTAGAAACAGTGAACTGTTTGTGTTCGCATAAACCAACTGTTAGGGCATCGCTACTACTGAAACGCGTCCAAATGGAGCAAAAAACCTTTGAAGTAATCTTGAAGGTACTAGTTAAAGAAGTCTAATCCACCCaggcacaacaaaaacaacaataaatgaagaagtgatgatgacatgggatgtttccccgtggtagccacaggaccctaccccacttcacagtggttaatatgagaggatgaattatggtgagagtgaagcgacgacaggtcggagttctgtttagagctcttcgaggagtccagtggcttgcatgaaagcaaaaagggagcgaagagcccggcactgatgcacaggggagctccatgggccaagtactttggacaggctgaatggCCTATGGTCGAGAAGTTGgggtcgaagtacccggcgttcacacgtgtaccgctcacagtcctggATGATATGGAGGATCGTAGCACAGGCACAGAACCCTGTTATGCTGCAGCAGGTTGTAGCTTACTGTGAATTACTCTCACTGTACAATGCTCTGTTGTCTAGCTTGTCAGACAGTGGTAATATTTCCAATTCACACATGTGCATACTGCGATGTCCAGCGCCCTGCGGCACACAGCATACAGGGAGTTCGTCGTTCTCCTCCATGGAAGGGGTCTTGGCCCCGGCCAGAGGAGGAGAATTCCTGGGTGTGCGCTGCGACGCATACGAGAGGCGTTCCCATATGCTCAGTACACCCATTGTCGGTGGACATAGGTGAGGGCATTTTTTCCTTCTGTTGACACCCGCCTACGCTTACAAGCCATCTTCCATGCTGTTATAATATAAGTGTAGCCGAGCATTTCGTAGAAAAGCACAATTGTTAGACATATTATTACGGCCTGACTTTTTGGGTTATACCCGATTACACTCGATACTTACCCCCCGATTCAAATAAGGaaaaacagggtttaacccgatatttcACCGAAATCTGCTAGACCAGGGGGATCCAaagtcatcacaactaacacagaactttgtaaacagtattgtaaatGCATAAACATGCTCATACAgactgtcaaaacagagaccATGCTGCCTCTTACATGCATGGACGCTGTGTGTATTGATGTGCCGTGTATATTATGCAGACTAAACCGATGGTTTACACCGGACTCAACCCGATTCAACCAGAATTGGGTTGAATCAGGTGcagttcaacccgattacacccgaattattgaagcaaaatataaacCAATATTTACCGCTCTGATAttgctgaaaaataaaacctgaaaaaatTGGGCCTTAATTATAATGGTGTTTTGGGTATTGTAAACGAGCTTCTAAGGAAAAGGAATACAAGACCACAGACTTCCTGTTGCATAATTGTGCACAATTTGTTTGCAGAGGCATGAGTGCAGTTGCTTTTTTATTGGTAATGGCTGCAGTGGTTGTAGCCTGGATAACTCCATGCCTGTGGGCCAGTTGTACATACACACACCATGTAGGGACAGCCAATTCTTACAAGAACAGTGACAAAACAGGTTACTTGAGCCCTATATGATCTTGCCTCAATTGGTCATGGTGTGGACATAGTGATAGTGTGACACTGCTTTTTCAGACCTGACAGCAAATATGCGTGCTACCATTATAGCATGAAGATGACCACGTATGATCGAAGTGGCCATGGATGACAGCTGTGCCCCTCAGGTCCGGTCTCTCCTGCAATGTCATTCTATGCAGTGGGGCCAAATGTCGAGAAGCTGGGAAGCCCATGAAGACGTCCAGAGGGCACCACCATTGCTCGGGGCATGTTCAGGAGGGCACCATTTATTTTGTCCATGTGATGTGCCACCTGGAGTGTATTGCACTGTGgtcaaaatgtgcacaaaataaaTAAGAGCAACATCAACCAAAAGCGGTTCAGCAAGCATGTGTATATCATCTAATGAAGCTCAATGCAACGTCATTACCAGGCCGTAAAATTATACAGTAAAAGACTGCACTGAGATATGCAGTAAAAAATGCGGCCCAGACGGTTTCGTATGATTAATACATGTTTCGACATTATTGGGGAAGGTAGGGCAGTGTCATTGGATCGCAAGCACGCTGTtgacgaggctgcgaatttaGGTGCAGTAGGAAAAAAAAGGCTGGATGCAAATATGTAAGCAAATGGTAAAAATCCACTGAAATATGCAGCAAAATGTAAAGGCGGTACATATTTGATGCATTTTATGACAGATAGACGTTCTTGCGTAACTGTTGTGCCAGCTAAAAAATCGCGACTATGCAAACGATAGTAATAGAAGACAAGGAAGGAGATATGCAGGAAAACATAAAAAGCCACGATATACAAAGCCTTGATCCTGAGGACAGACATagatagacacacacacacgcacacacacacatagagatacgatgatgagatggggctgatgccggccagcaggctgggcgctgccccagtgccatttgtacgtgatgagagatgatgatggagatgataaggggtccggtaatcaaagcagggtggagaggcctgttgatgacaggaaatcccaaaggtgacatGGAGAGGCAACCACACGGAGACAGCGAAAAACCAGTAATAACGATTGATTTGTGTCACGacacaagaagaaaagagcgcGGCAAAAGAGGGTCGCTACGGAAGTCTTACCCACACAGCTGACCGTTGTTAAAATTGAGACAAGCGAATTTTCCAAGAAGCCGTCTCAATTGTACCAGAACGGTCGACTATGTCAGTAGGACTTCTGTAGCTGTACGTCTATTACTACActcttttctttgtgtctcATGAAATTGTCATTTCTGCTCTTGAGCAGTCTCCGCGTGGCTGTCTCTCAGTGTCAGTCAGG
This genomic window from Ornithodoros turicata isolate Travis unplaced genomic scaffold, ASM3712646v1 Chromosome11, whole genome shotgun sequence contains:
- the LOC135371445 gene encoding uncharacterized protein LOC135371445; the encoded protein is MESFSASDYDSASDSDDRSNFYVNDNVCVRRVFYADAESPFSTDPRPPSNAVSEYADSSSDMSDRSDTATWCSCGLCRPQEPDEYGCCRELDEVTALMNEEPSDCITQHELFPVMCLYRRQLEVRSRFLRREAPLYMERSGDRDDHRFSTKHGL